In Pangasianodon hypophthalmus isolate fPanHyp1 chromosome 5, fPanHyp1.pri, whole genome shotgun sequence, the DNA window TCACTCCTCTTACCTTTTGAAATTGATCTCACACCTATAATACTGGGTTTTGCCTCAtacaatataatgtatatgtgattGACTTAATGGAAGTCTCTTTTTCgtctctgtttgttctgtgtaatGATGAACatctttatataaatgtttactaGAGCAGTTTTAACCAACATGGACAGGCCAGGGTTAAGCAGAATTAATTGTGTGTATTTGAAAAATACACAGCTGACATCAGGCTTCAGTTATTTCAGCTCAGCCTTATCAGGCATGCAAGCCCACGCCTCTAGGTGCCAATATTGACAGAAGGTGCTGCTCCCATGCTTCAGGCTGGGATTAAATATGAAGCTGACAGACCCAAGTGGACCCTTGCTAGTGTATACGGCTTTCTCATGCGGCTGTCACGAATGGAAAATACAGTGATCGATTTATGACTGCTGCAGTCCACAATCAGCATCCGATGACATCAGTATGGCGTCGATTGGACAGATCATCTTTTGGAGGTATCTTTCAGACAAATTTTTAGCACTTATCATTAACtatagtttgtgtatttgtatatttgcaGAACTATGGTGTTAGATCACAttacataattttatataaGCACATGCTTATTACTTTTAGTGTATATTTTAGTACAGATAATAAcgtttacagaaatataaactaCATCTTGGTTTCCATATATGCTGATTTGTCTCTTACAGCATGATTGTCCTCATATTTGTAATGGCTGGACTTATAATTCTCCTTTTGGCTATTGCATTTTCAGGTTAGTCTAAATTTAAATTTCCTACTTGATAGGTGTTGgtctatttttctatatttctgtgtACTGCATTCATGATAATCGTATTTTCTGTACATTTGTTTGTGGTTCCAAGTATCCCAGGGCTCTGTGGTGACTAATAAACCGTTTCCTGTGGGCAACCTGGGACAGGATGTGATCCTGGACTGCAAATTCCAAACCAAAACTAGCCAAGTTTCTTCTGATGTGTCGATCACCTGGCAAAAGGACGGTCTCACTGGGGTCGTTTATCAATACCAGAACAACGCAGATCATTTACAGGACCAGAACGCACAGTTCAAAAACAAAGTTAAACTTTTCCCAGATGCTATCCACACAGGCAACGCTTCCCTTCTCTTGAGGACAGTAAGGATGGAGGATGAGGGAGTGTATCGCTGCAGTGTGACTGCTTCTGGAGTCACCGGGACAGTCAGCATTCATCTCAGAGTGGGTGGTAAGAAACTTCTACATAGTATGTCTTTAATTATTTAGATAAAAAGCCTGTAGTATTTATAGAAGGGAAATACACAGCTAAGCACAACTGCTAATGTTAGTCACTGTGCTTAATCTATTGTTTGCAGCTTTCTCAGCTCCTAATATAACCAGGTCAAACAACAGCCTGAAGGCCTACGCTCAGAGATGGCTGCCCAAACCTGATGTAACCTGGTTTGACCAGAATGGAACGCAGTTAAAAAGTAGCACCGAGTTTTACAGTATACCGATGGGGATTGTGCAAGTAATGAGCGACCTCCAAGTCCAAGTGACTGAAGGGACTTACACCTGTATCATCCAGAATGCACTTGTCACAGCTGTCTCTGAAGCAACAGTTAGAggtactgatttttttttttttttttttttggtgcttaTAGGTACAACTGCACATACTTCTATGCATAAGTATATAGACAAACTACAATAAATAGACATTAGCACTCACCCAGATTGAAAACATTTACTCAGACATTGCACAGCATATGACACCTACTCCATGGCTTTACTCACTTATTCAGTATGGCATCTGTGATcaataaaaagacatttcttAAAGCCTGTTAGGAGAATGAATGATATAGAGCCAGTGTTATGTGAGTGAAACATACACAACTTAGGAAAGCTATCATCTTCTGCGGTTTTTGAACTTCTGCTGTTTTTACTCTTCAGATAATGAAGTTTTGACAAGGACTGACTTCATATTTAATTCATCGCCCAACATCGTCACATCACATGTGATTGGCACAGCCTTCATCATTTTCTGTATGTTGGTGTACTGAAGGTACATCCGGTGGATATGGCATCGGCTGTTAGCAGAGACATGATTCACACTGTGTtgtaaaaaaaagcacacataaGGTTTTGGTAAATATCTCCTGATACTTAACTTTAACTTGTGGCATTTCTGTCTTGGTCTCAGTATACCAAAGCATGAATGACAACAAAACAGCTGCAAAATGTCACCTGCAACTTTAtctgtaaataacatttaagcTTACCTTAAATAAACGTCAGTAATGGCTATTTATagagttgtgttttattcttattctcatgatgatgatgatgatgatgatgttgccTATAGTCTTTCTGGTCAGAGTAGATGCAGATCAGTAGATGGCGACACTGCTGCTCATCGGTCAGAGCGCGTGGCActgtaagccccgcccacaaatGCGTGCGAGTTCGCCGATTGGTCGGACAGCGAAGTTCTCGAATATTATTACGTATGAAAGCATGTTGCCTGATCCGCTGTTTTCTCGCGAGACTGTGATTTAAGTCTTGATTTTTAATCCTCGGGTCGGAGGATTATATAGTATTTTTCTACAAGTCGCAATAagtaagctgtttttttttaatgcaaacagTAGAGTTAATGTGTATTAACAGATGTATGCACTGTGATAATGTAGAGAATTAGCAGGTGAAATGGGATTAGATGGCGAGCAGATGAAGTCCAATCTACTTTTACTGACTGTTCTAGGTTGTGCTTCTGTAATTCGgtttattcattcagtcattcatcctATGACagtctctttaaaaaaatgaaaattgtagTTCCATGATGAAAAGCAATAAGgtaaatgtgtgtttacaaTGCTGGTGTGTTAATTATGTACTGTATGATGTTACTTTCTGAAATGTTCAGTGTATTTGGCAATTGTGAAGCAGCTGATTGAATGTTGGAGGCCCAGAGGTAGCAGTTTTGCACTGAGTTTGTTCTGAAAGGGTGATTTTGTATGGcatatctggcaaccctgtgaGCAAGTAAAactttgctttgtgtttgtagGACAGACTTCGAGGCTGTGATAATTTAATAACGAGGCATATTTTAGTTTAAAAGTGCTTGTTTTGGAGAGTCGTTGTTAAAGATAGTTGCACTCTAACAGACTGTTAGGATGTCGGCTTGTGGGGAAGAATCTGCTCCTGGAGTGAGCAACACGTCGGGTAAGGGGAACGTGAGGAAGTGCAGAGCGCTGTGCGGTGTGTGTAAGCGCATGTACCGcgagcccaaactcctctcctGCTTGCACACGTTCTGCGCAGACTGTATCCGCGAGCTGGAGCGCTTTTCTCCGCTGAGTGCGGCCCGAGAGCAGGCGCAGTCCGTCACCGTGCTGTGTCCTGAGTGCGACAGTGAGGTGGAGCTGCCGCGCTCCGGGGTGGACGGGCTCGCTGCAGACCCCCTGGCGCTGGACGAGGTGTTCATGGAGACGCTGCTGCTGGAGAAAAGCGCCGCGTGCGACCTGTGCGGAGACGCCGAGGCCGAGGCCCAGCAGCGCTGCGAGGTGTGCAGCCTCAACCTGTGTGACTTCTGCAGCCAGGCGCACAGGTCAGTGTGCTCACTTCATACACGTGTGACGTGCAGTGCTCAGGCAAAAGTTTCTCTACGCTTAGGACGAAGTGAGGGGAACATCTAGAGCCAGGTGTCACCTTTCTACCTTCCCTGCAGCACTATCAAAAACAAACTGTGACTTCTTTTTAAAGTAAAGCAAGAGTTTGGTTTTTCAGGACAGTCCTGGAGCAGGGACGGATTTAGTACTAGGCAAAGGCAGGCAACAGCATTGGGCCCCCAGAAACCAAGGGCCCCGTAGAAATGcaagttatatattttttattattaatgctaaaaaaTGTATGCGGAAAATGTAAATTTCGTTAAAACACTGAATAGGGCCCCATTCTTTTATTTTGCCTAgggcccccaaatcactaaatccaCCCTGTCCCGGAGACTTGGTGTCCTGCTTGCAGATTCCTAACATCTCACATGACTCAGTTCATATGAGTTTAGGGGCAGAGTTAAGTTTCATATCTTTTCTTACGACTTCACTCATAAGGAATTGAGCGAAACCCAACTCCATTTTTCTGACATCTGTTCTAACTGAGCATTGCTTGGGGATCTTTACCCATTTTCTTGACATGGCTCATGGAAAAGGAGATGGTcacaaccatccatccatccattctctgtaccgcttaccTTACACAGGATCACAGGGAacctgggcacaaggcaggggacaccctcgGCGGGGTgtcaacccatcgcagggcacaatcatgcacacacactcacacaccctttCAGAcaatacagacaatttagagatgctcATCAGCCTACAATGCTTGTCGTTgaactggggaggaaaccggagtacccggaggaaaccccccgaagcacagggagaacatgcaaactccacacacagagCCCCAACCCCCagggtgcaacacataacagtacataAGAGTACATAAGGTGcacatacacaacagtgtgagatgtgtgcaggacaataaatacacaggacaatataCGCagaacagtaaacacacaggacaaccGAACAGTGTTGTGTGGGAAAGCTGTTGCACAATGGACTATAAACTGTTGTGTAATGTAGCAGCAATAAGAGTCACATACAtaaaaagtgtctgatgcaTTAATACCTAGGAGCAGTTTGGCATAGCCAACCCACCCACTGGAATGTGTATGGGAAGTgggagaaactggagaacccagaggaaatccaaGCAGATATgcagagaacatgcacagaagctGTGTATAGACGGTAAGCTCCGGATCGAACCTGGggacctggagctgtgaggcggcaacacAACCTGCTGCACCGTCATGCCACCCACATTTTCATCTTAACTTCTTTTTTCCATAGatatattataaaattgtgGTACActgtgatctttttttaaaaaaaaaaaaaaaaaaaaaatccttgagggtgcaaacatttgcacacagCAATATGTCTATAGTTTATAGCCACCACCTCTAATACACAGAGCCAATACTGTAATGTGTGGGATTTTCATTCCTGAAGAAGGGCCTGGTGATTCAAGTCATTAATCAAGCCGTAAGTTCAAgccattgaaaaaaaaaaagaaatgacatcATTGGGGAAAATAAAAGCCAATCATGCATGGCGTATACACCTAGTCCAGGTATTCTCCACTCCACTGCCCTGCTTCCATGACTCCCAGAATACCTGATAGTGATAAACCCAGGGCATTTTGAAAGGAATGGGGGAAGTGAGTTTACCTAGGCTACATGCAGATCAAGTTCAAGTATGAAAAAATAGTAgcattacatttaataatagtaaaacatagctaaaagtaaaaagaaaaaaaaaaatctgaaagttGGCACTTCATATGGCACATAATTTCTCTGGTATAGATTACATGTTCTATCACTATAAATAAGAGCTCGCAGCTCATGGATTTGTATCTTTTTGTgtcaatacatttaaaaaaaaatcagactaaGTGGACTACAAATGCATAATAAAACTgctgttcattattaaattgCAGTAGATGTCATTGTTGCAACGCAGCACAGACTTTATCTTTGAAAAATGATGATATGGCACATTCCAGTTTACTTTTGACCCCTATAAAGAGAGACTCTTCAGAGTAGGGTGGAGTCTTCAGAGGGAGTATGGCATACTCATGTTCACTGGAGACTGAACCATAGCCTTAATTAAGTGCACCAGAATTTAGGACCCCTGCTGTACTCCATCCCCCAGTCAATCTCCTTGAAGCCTTCAAGCAGTAATTCAAATAGCCTTTTTACCGACCAGGTGTATGAAACTAGCAAGTAGCTGGAGCACACTATATTTAGTTGCTGTGCTCTTGGAGTTGGACTTTTAAAGTAAGCATTTAATCTGGATTTGTTGCCTGCAGCTTCTGACATGAAATTTTACTTTCAAAATTCTCTAGGTTAAAGTGTTTTGAAAACATAACTGGAAAGTGAGTGTGTttttacagtacatacatagCTGTTTTCTCAACCCAAAACACCTCAGAATAAGTCTGGTGATGCCTATAGTGCCAAGGAGCATATTTTGAAGACAAGGTTTTGCCACTGTCTTACTTATCTCATTAATTACTCTCatattttcaattatttatagcaattaccagtttaacatgttttttttttttcttttttttttttcaagcaggAGACAGAAGAAGACATCCAGTCATGCAATCCACAGCTTGGAAGAGCTGAAGCGCCAGGGCCGTCTCTCCAGACCCGTTCTGTGTTCTCTGCACCCAGGCCAGGAGTTGCGTCTCTTCTGTGAGACCTGTGATCTCACTGTTTGCCTGGAATGCGCCGCCACGTTTCACAGGGACCATCGCTGCAGTCCCACGCATGAGGTCATACATCAGCATGGCGACCGTATCCGGGAGCTGGTTTCCAGGAGGCTGCGGCCTCGTCTAGTCCGTCTGGAGGAGGCACTGAGGTGTGTGGAGGTTTCCCAGGAAGCTTGGCAGTCTCGGGCAGAGGAGATGGCGAGGGAAATCCAGGCCTTTGCGCAAGCCTACACGAGCGCTGTGGCAACTCACTGCCGTTCTCTTCTGCGTTCCCTGGAGGATCTGAGACTACAGAGGCGCAATCAGCTCCAACTGCAAAGGGCGCAGCTGCAGCAGGCACTGTTTGATATCCGTGGCAGTGTTGACTTTGCTGAACGCTTGCTCACATGTGGCTCAGAGGCAGAGATCCTCAGCGTGAAGGGAGTAACCACAAGGCGGTTAATGAGCCTTTTGGAGATGGGGTATGATCCACACGTGACCCCTGTTAGCCATGACAGTGGTAGCAATATCTGTTTTTTACCACAGGAGCTTGCAGGGCAGGTGGAGGGATTTCCCATGGTGGGAGTTCTGCAGGCCAAGACTGTAGATCCCAGCAAGTGCACCATTCAAGGCGAAGGTGAGGATTGAGGCAGCTATTGAGATTAGTTTCTTTACACAAGTGAGCATTTGCATTAAGGAAAGATAGAAAGCACTGAAAGGGAAGAGTTTTAAAGAAGTTAAAGGGTAGAAAGCATTGAGGCCgatatctgtttaaaaaaataaataaataaaataaatagatcaCAATTATAAGAGGGATAGATTCAGCATTTAACCAAGGTAAGAAAAGATGGCCAGCAAAGATTCTGTCTGGATTCTATTAGTCAGGTTAGCTGTTCTATCTGGCTGCAGAATGGAGCTTGCTAAGCTGCAGAATAAGCTGTATGCAGATATTATCACTACTGAATGATGCTAGGCTGAGCACCGTAGCTGCTGGGATTATCTTGCAAAATGatctttgtattttaatttaccAGCAGAGGTTTTGTTGATAAATTTTAAGTGTATTTtaattgatgatgatgttatttCTGACCATAGAAATAAAGCGTTCTGTTCCCATCTGTAGCTCAGTTCACATTACATAGGTAGAAAAAATCCAGTGGCGAGCGCACAGAGGGCACAagtgaaacactggaaaacactgttTCGTCAGTTTTCAGATGGTAAAAGCAGAAAACCGCTTTGCGCTAGCAATGCCATTGTGTTCCTATGGAAAGAGCAGTGCCGCTTTAACTTGACATGTGGTGTAGACTTTCATGCtgtattatttaatttggtCCAAAAAACACATTCTTGGGAATGAGAACACTTCGACTGAATTTCCAGGTAGTACCTGATGTCTggatatgcacacacacacacacacacaggactaaGGGAAGGATTGGAATGTAGTGATCACTGAATGTGGTGGTGACATTCCTTGTTCCCATGACAACTTTTCAGTTGGTGGTGTCGGTCGTGGTTTTCGTCTCTTTGCCGTGTCTCAGCATGTCTGATGTAGGTGCAGTCACCAGCCACGTTATTAAAAGGGAAACCTGACCCTGAGACACTAAAAGCAGATAGATATGGCATTAACAGCAACCATGAGTATAATAAATTTggatatttgtttttaaagtaataatttattttaattgcatttcAGAAAACAAGACTTAGCTGTAGGAATAGCACGCTCAGTAATTCATCTTGAGTGAATTTCTCAGAAATAGTCACATTTCTGAAATAATATTCACAGAAATCTCACAGATCTGTCTTACTGTTTTGATGAGTGACCTGGGTTGTTGAATGAGGATTAAAATAGAAACTGTGACAGAGAAGCCGTCTTTGGCTGTGTTGGGGAAAGCAATAGCACACTGATATTGTGGTTCCTTGTTATACATTTAGAATAATACCTCTGCAtattgcagtttctctgtagtTTGCTGTATTCAGGGATGAGGTGGTATGCAGTGTTCTTGTGGTTTAGTACTTTAAGGATTGAATAGATGGGGTAATCTGTACAATGAACAAAAATCAGTCATTGAGTGTTAACTGTATTGACTTTTTTGAAGTAGGCTGAGAGATGTTTGATCAGAAAATGGGCTGCTGTTATGCATCTGTCTTTAATCTTTTTGGTGCCATTTGGTAAATGGAAATCTGTGAGACTGAGTATCTGAATCTGACAGCAGCTGCAGCTATAAAGGCTGAATTTTTCTGGCAGACAGCCCAAAACCTTGAATTAGCCCAATATCACATaatttgaaaagaaatgtaTACATTCGTGAATGTTCATATATTGTGTGATATATTTGCAGGTGTCCAACAGTGTGTTGAGGGCCAGAAGTGTGAGTTCACACTCATCTCTAGGGACTCTGCTGGGGAGCTGATGGGCAAAGGAGGAGACTCTGTGCTAGTCAGCATAATCcacacagaaaagaaagagtgGTGAGTTTGAAACCCCTCTCTGAAATTTGTCCATTATACACTTCCC includes these proteins:
- the vtcn1 gene encoding V-set domain-containing T-cell activation inhibitor 1; this translates as MASIGQIIFWSMIVLIFVMAGLIILLLAIAFSVSQGSVVTNKPFPVGNLGQDVILDCKFQTKTSQVSSDVSITWQKDGLTGVVYQYQNNADHLQDQNAQFKNKVKLFPDAIHTGNASLLLRTVRMEDEGVYRCSVTASGVTGTVSIHLRVGAFSAPNITRSNNSLKAYAQRWLPKPDVTWFDQNGTQLKSSTEFYSIPMGIVQVMSDLQVQVTEGTYTCIIQNALVTAVSEATVRDNEVLTRTDFIFNSSPNIVTSHVIGTAFIIFCMLVY
- the trim45 gene encoding tripartite motif-containing protein 45 — encoded protein: MSACGEESAPGVSNTSGKGNVRKCRALCGVCKRMYREPKLLSCLHTFCADCIRELERFSPLSAAREQAQSVTVLCPECDSEVELPRSGVDGLAADPLALDEVFMETLLLEKSAACDLCGDAEAEAQQRCEVCSLNLCDFCSQAHRRQKKTSSHAIHSLEELKRQGRLSRPVLCSLHPGQELRLFCETCDLTVCLECAATFHRDHRCSPTHEVIHQHGDRIRELVSRRLRPRLVRLEEALRCVEVSQEAWQSRAEEMAREIQAFAQAYTSAVATHCRSLLRSLEDLRLQRRNQLQLQRAQLQQALFDIRGSVDFAERLLTCGSEAEILSVKGVTTRRLMSLLEMGYDPHVTPVSHDSGSNICFLPQELAGQVEGFPMVGVLQAKTVDPSKCTIQGEGVQQCVEGQKCEFTLISRDSAGELMGKGGDSVLVSIIHTEKKECKVETTVIDNSDGSYAVSYTPKEPGFYSVWVCVKAQHVKGSPFVLKVKRKFQRHHGIFHCCSFCSSGGAKEARCGCPGTMPGGFRGCGHGHKGHPGKPHWSCCGSVLESSECVRSLVSGSHRGHVRTVEL